TTGGTAACCAAAGCAGGTAAAATTATTAACACCAATGTTAAGAAAGTGGAATTGGTAAAATATGGAAAAGGAATACAGTTTTAAAATTGTAATGTGGCAATTCATCCCACCCCTGAAGGAGGTGGGTCTTCTTGCCAGGATATGATAAGATAGCATTGAGTTCGATTGGCGAAGTCAGGTTACATAGAGGAATGAAAAAAGTAGGGTTGGGATACACCGATTTGATGCCTGTTCGAGGTCTAGCACAAGTTCCACCGATGACTCAGGAAGCCAACGAATTTAGTCGTGGGTAGTTCACATTTTCACCTTATGGAATATAACCCTCGGGGAAAAGTATCACAGGAATGGTGGAATAGGAGGCCACGTCTCTTGAAACAGAGCCAAGAATAAGCCTGGAAAGTCCGGATTTTCCTTTTGTACCCATAAATATAATGTCCACTTTGTTTTTTCTGCCAAATTCAATTATTGCTTCGGCAATATTCCCATGGTGTATCTCAATTACCTCTGCCTTTATCTCCTCTGAGACATTTTTAACAATATTCTCTGCAGATTCGAGGATTATGTGATGTTCGTAAATCTCTTTTTTTTCAATTTCCTCATCGGAAGTTTTATTCACATAAATTATTATTATCTTTTTAAACCTGTAAATCTCTCTTCTCTTTTTTATCTCATAAAGTGATTTCAGGGATTCTGCAGAGCCATCAACTGGAACAAGGCAGGTTTCAAATTTCTTCTTCTCTCTGTTAACAAGCATAACCGGTTTTTCTATTCTGCTCAGAGCTCTTTCCACAACACTGCCCAGCTT
This DNA window, taken from archaeon BMS3Bbin15, encodes the following:
- a CDS encoding universal stress protein family protein produces the protein MKILVPLKLAHRNPVIQTSLHFACHTASDLVFLHIIDTTPIKRSFLTEPESMREYLKERGEEILEEAQKVAGNCGISIKTELLEGIPDEVIAVESRDYDLIVMRSRVFSPREKLGSVVERALSRIEKPVMLVNREKKKFETCLVPVDGSAESLKSLYEIKKRREIYRFKKIIIIYVNKTSDEEIEKKEIYEHHIILESAENIVKNVSEEIKAEVIEIHHGNIAEAIIEFGRKNKVDIIFMGTKGKSGLSRLILGSVSRDVASYSTIPVILFPEGYIP